A region of the Gammaproteobacteria bacterium genome:
GTGGATGCCAGAGTGGCTGCAATTTTCCGTGATAATCAGGCCATTTCACCGGATGGTGATACGGTTATAAAAATCAACGACATGGTGTTCTTTTTTGCCGCCAAAAAAGATATTAAACTGGTCATGCAAACTCTGCGTCACGCAGATCGCCCGGTTAAGAAAGTGATTCTTGCCGGAGGTGGAAATATTGGCTTTAGTCTGGCAAAAATGTTGGAAAAAGATCACTCAATCAAGGTCATTGAAAATGATAAAAGGCGTTCCCGATTTATTGCAGAAGAATTAACTAAAGCACTTGTTATCAAAGGCGATTGCACTTCTGAAGAAATATTGTATGAAGAAAATATTGATCAAACTGATATTTTCTGTGCGATTACAAATGATGATCAAACCAATCTTTTATCTGCATTAGTAGCTAAAAAAATGGGGGCAAGTAAAGTTCTTACTCTGATCAGCAGTCATAATTATGCACAATTGCTGGAACGAGACCAAATAGACATTGCTATATCTCCGCAACATATCACCATCGGTGGTTTGCTTGTACATGTCAGAAAAGGCAACATGGCTCGAATTCACTCTTTAAGAAACGGTGCTGCCGAGGCTATTGAAGTGATTGCTCATGGCGACTCGATGACTTCAAAAGTTATCGGTAGAGAGTTGCAAGACATCAACTTACCACCCGGCACAACTATTGGTGGTATTATTCGAGGCAATCAAGTTATCATTGCTCATAGAGATGTTGTCGTCGAACATGAAGATCATATCATTTTGTTTGTTTCTGACAAACGAAACATCAATGATGTCGAACGACTTTTCCATGTCAGTCCGACATTTATGTAATAAAACCTTAGAAATAATTACAGTTTAGGAATCAAAAACTTCTGTCCGTTAAAGTCCAGAACCAATCCTTCCGGCACAATATCGTGTATCAACAGAGTTTCTTCAATCAAATCTCCAATTTCATAATTTTCACCATTCACAACAACCAATCGACTCTCCTTATTTTGGTCGTAAATATGAATATTAAGTTTGATTTTCGGAATTTCTTTACGGATATTGAAAGGTAACTGATACACAAAGGGATATTCCTGCTGTTTAATCATTTCAGGAACTTCTTTAATAACAGACTGTTCGTTTTGAGACTTAATAGGTTGAGAATCAACTAGCGAATCATTATTGTCAGATTCTTTATTTGGCTCAACCTTTGGTTTTTGAGCAGAATCATTTTTTATTTCAGCTTGCGCCCTATTTTCTTCCGCTTTATTATTTTCAGGCTTTTGCTTAGCCACCACAGCTTGATCTGGATTTTGAGACTGGCTCACCGGTTGTTTCTGATTCAGTTGCTTTTTGACCTCTTCAGAATTTGGTTTGGCTTTTTTATTTCCATTCGCCAAACGATTGTTCTTTATATTTAATTTATTTTCTTTGGAAACTTGTTGTGCTGTTTGATTTGGAGTTTCGATTAGTTCTGACTCACCTGTATATTCAATTTCTCTAAAACCGAACCAATATGTAACAAATACCGAAATGATGATAAAGAATATCCAAAACAACAATCTCAGGTTGCCCGTTTTTGAATTTGAGGAGGAACCAAATTTAAACCCATCTAACGAACTTTTTTCATTATCGTTACGTTGATTGGAAGATTTTTTTAAAGAATCTAATATTGTTGACATAATTTTATTTTAAAGTTGGTCCGTTATAAGCACTTAGGCTCAACGCCATTTGAGTTTCAGAGCCGATTATACCATCATCGAGCAAACCATTAGAACGTTGAAAATCAATAATCCAGTCATTCAGTTGCATATCATCTATTTTCTGAGTCGAAATGGAATTTGCCATTTCCAGACTCCAGCGATTTAATTCTTTCGCGTCAGGATTATCGAGCAACTGAGCCGGCATCGGCCAGAGAATGAAATAAGTTCCCAACCATTCGTCGCGTAACCAGTTTTCACTCAGAAAAATAAGATTGTTATCTTTGTCTTTTAAGCCAATTTGACTTGATTTTATTTTTTCCAATAAAATCAGTTTGTCATTAACTAACAGCACAACAGGGCGATTCAGTTTTTTAATCTGTTGTAAATTACCTTGGCGTCTCATACATGCGAGACCTGAATCTTTGCTTTCCGGGCACGTTGTTTTTGACCAGATTTTGTTTGAAGAGGAATCCCAAAGTTTGAGATAGCTTTCCCAAACCATTGCATTGGATGAGTATTCAAAAGTGCTATTGGTCGAAATGTTGTTTTCTGCCATTTCAGTCACTAAAGGTTGTGTGTGATTTCTATATCCAAACCAATAAATCAACCCGGCTAAAATCATCAATAAAACTAAGCTCAACAGATAGTAGGATGTATTATTCCTATTTTGGTGAGTCGGATTAGATTCGGGCAGAACTTCATTAGCGGCAGTATTTACATGTTTCTTTGTTATATTTTCAGAGTTTTCAGAATAAGCAGCCAACAAACTTCTGTCTGTCAAAATATTAATCAACCGGGGAACGCCACCCGTCAATTGATATATTTTTCGGGCTACGGGTTTGGAAATGATATTAAAATCGCCTCCTGCCTTATTGATTCTGTGTGACAAATACTTTTGTGTTTCTTCAGCGGATAAAGGCATTAAATGGTATCGGGCTGTAACCCTTTGAGCCAGTTGCCGCAAATCATTGCGTCTCATCGTTGTTCGCAACTCCGGCTGTCCGATGAGAATGATTTGGAGTAATTTTTGTTTGTCGGTTTCTAAGTTTGTTAATAATCGGAGTTGTTCTAAAGTATCACGAGGTAAATTCTGCGCCTCATCAATCACAACAACCGTGTTTTCGCCTTTTGCCCACGAGTTCAATAAAAAATCATTCAGCTTATCCACCATTCGGTTCAACTTTCCTTTTATACCTCTCAGCGAAATCTTTAATTCTTTGCAAATATTTTCCAGTAACTCAATCGGCGTGATGCATGGATTCAAAATTAAAGCGATGTGAGTATTTTCAGGAATTTGTTCTAAAAGCAAACGACAAATCGTTGTTTTTCCGGTTCCGACTTCGCCTGTGAGTTGCACAAAACCGGCACCTCCTCCTCTGGTAATTCCATAAACCAAATGTGCCAAAGACTCCTGATGTTTTTCACTGAGAAAAACAAACTTAGGATCTGGCGTTATTGAAAATGGAGGTTCGTCAAAACCGAAAGAATCGAGATACATAGGTGTTGTTTTTTTATAGCCTTTGACATTTGTACAATTGAAAGTTCAATTATAAAACAGAACGCCACGGAATCTCAGCATATTCATGAATATGTTTATGGGATAGCTAATGTAATGTAAAAAGTTTCAAAATGATGAATTTTTATGATTTTCTCACTCACTCTTTAGAAATTAAACCTTATGCTTTATGAATTATTCGTTTTTTACCTTAAAATGTTGGGATTCTCCGAAAAAGCAAAGGTATTCAAACAATGTTCAACAAACACGTTTATCTATTATTGGTTGTATTTTTTACAACTGAGGTTTTATCTATCAACCACCCTGTATCTCCGAAAGGAGTATTGCCGGATGTTGTAATTAACGAATTTCAAGCTGACCCTGCAGCTGGTTTAGCGGGAGATGCCAACGGCGATGGTGTTAGAGATGGTTCTGATGATGAATTTGTTGAAATTTATAATAATTCAATTGATCCATTGGATATTTCCGGTTGGACATTAAGTGATAGCTCGCAAGTAAGATACACTTTTCCTGCTAATACCATTGTTTCAGGTGAGTGTTCTATAGTGGTTTTCGGAGGTGGGAGTCCTACTGGCTTATTTGGCGGTTCAACTGTACAAACCGCATCAAATGGTCTAGCTTTAAATAATGATGGAGATACTATTACTTTAAAAAATGATAGCGATGTAATTATAGCATCAGAGATTTATGGTGATTTTGGAGAAGAAGATCAATCATTCACTAGAGACCCAGACATTACGGGAAGTTTTGTTCTTCACAGCACTACAACAAGCGGCAGCTTATTTTCACCGGGTACAAAACATGATGGTAGTTTTTTTAATGGTTGTGTCACCGGAGATATTCCTCCGCAGGTTAGTTCAACTGTTCCAGCGGAAAGTGCTTCTCAGGTATCAACAAGCACTACAATTACCGTCAATTTTAGTGAAGAGGTCGTAGCAACAGCATCGGCGGCTACAATTGATTGCGGAACAGGTAATTTGAGCTATAGCGGTTTGCCTTTGACTTCTGATGTTATTACACTGACGCCGGACTCTGCATTGCCTGACAACTCCTTTTGTACCGTGACATTGATTGCCTCTGAGATTACTGATACTGATGGTGGAGATGACCAACTGGATGGAAATGGTGATATCATTGGTGGTGACAATTATAGTTGGTCATTTGCCACAGGAACACCGAATCTGGAGATTTGGGAAATTCAGGGAGACTCAATAACATCAGCCTATGATGGTTTCACTGTCAGTTCAAATGGCAATATTGTAACGGCTCTTGATACCAATGGTTTTTTCATGCAGACACCGGATGCCCGTGATGATGGAGACAGCAATACATCCAACGGTATATTTGTTTATACTGGAACAAACCCAGACCCTCAAACTATATATTCGATAGGAGATTTGGTTGATGTGTCCGGGGGAATTGTCGAATATTTTGATTTTACCGAATTCTCTGGTGGTGTATCAGTGATTATACAATCCAGTGGAAACTCACTTCCAACAGCTGTGTTGTTGAATG
Encoded here:
- the trkA gene encoding Trk system potassium transporter TrkA; translation: MKILVLGAGQVGSSIAEHLSKEKNDITVVDTNLEKLMDMQNRLDLKAVHGNASHPSVLTRAGAEDADMVVALTNSDEINMVACQVCHSIFHTPLKIARVRQSEYLDYPELFKSDHMPIDVFISPERLVTEHIRRLIDYPGALQVMDFAQGLAQLVGVVADDEGPLIGHQLREIHNYMPEGVDARVAAIFRDNQAISPDGDTVIKINDMVFFFAAKKDIKLVMQTLRHADRPVKKVILAGGGNIGFSLAKMLEKDHSIKVIENDKRRSRFIAEELTKALVIKGDCTSEEILYEENIDQTDIFCAITNDDQTNLLSALVAKKMGASKVLTLISSHNYAQLLERDQIDIAISPQHITIGGLLVHVRKGNMARIHSLRNGAAEAIEVIAHGDSMTSKVIGRELQDINLPPGTTIGGIIRGNQVIIAHRDVVVEHEDHIILFVSDKRNINDVERLFHVSPTFM
- a CDS encoding general secretion pathway protein GspB, whose translation is MSTILDSLKKSSNQRNDNEKSSLDGFKFGSSSNSKTGNLRLLFWIFFIIISVFVTYWFGFREIEYTGESELIETPNQTAQQVSKENKLNIKNNRLANGNKKAKPNSEEVKKQLNQKQPVSQSQNPDQAVVAKQKPENNKAEENRAQAEIKNDSAQKPKVEPNKESDNNDSLVDSQPIKSQNEQSVIKEVPEMIKQQEYPFVYQLPFNIRKEIPKIKLNIHIYDQNKESRLVVVNGENYEIGDLIEETLLIHDIVPEGLVLDFNGQKFLIPKL
- a CDS encoding AAA family ATPase, translating into MYLDSFGFDEPPFSITPDPKFVFLSEKHQESLAHLVYGITRGGGAGFVQLTGEVGTGKTTICRLLLEQIPENTHIALILNPCITPIELLENICKELKISLRGIKGKLNRMVDKLNDFLLNSWAKGENTVVVIDEAQNLPRDTLEQLRLLTNLETDKQKLLQIILIGQPELRTTMRRNDLRQLAQRVTARYHLMPLSAEETQKYLSHRINKAGGDFNIISKPVARKIYQLTGGVPRLINILTDRSLLAAYSENSENITKKHVNTAANEVLPESNPTHQNRNNTSYYLLSLVLLMILAGLIYWFGYRNHTQPLVTEMAENNISTNSTFEYSSNAMVWESYLKLWDSSSNKIWSKTTCPESKDSGLACMRRQGNLQQIKKLNRPVVLLVNDKLILLEKIKSSQIGLKDKDNNLIFLSENWLRDEWLGTYFILWPMPAQLLDNPDAKELNRWSLEMANSISTQKIDDMQLNDWIIDFQRSNGLLDDGIIGSETQMALSLSAYNGPTLK